In Ruminococcaceae bacterium BL-6, a genomic segment contains:
- a CDS encoding ABC transporter: MKAIYKRELRSYFASPIGYVCIAILLALFGFYYYLVMQYRSTSYISSVYSTMFIWCMMVVPILTMRSMSDDQRNKTDQALLTAPVGVTGIVLGKFFACFTVFAVAILGSLLPAVVLSFVSSLKWVTVLGTVLGALFYGGAMIAIGVFISSLTQSQIIAAIGTFGASMFLLIIDQLSGTVTDPVISKVITWISFNSRYRPFTNGVFNISSIVFFLSIMAVFVFLTARRLESKRWS, translated from the coding sequence ATGAAAGCCATCTACAAGCGCGAGCTCAGGTCTTATTTCGCGTCGCCCATCGGCTATGTCTGCATCGCGATTCTGCTGGCCCTGTTCGGGTTTTACTACTATCTGGTGATGCAGTACCGTTCCACCTCGTATATCTCAAGCGTTTACAGCACCATGTTCATCTGGTGCATGATGGTCGTGCCGATTCTGACGATGCGCTCGATGAGCGACGACCAGCGCAACAAGACCGACCAGGCCCTTCTCACCGCGCCCGTCGGCGTGACGGGCATCGTGCTGGGGAAATTCTTCGCGTGCTTCACCGTTTTCGCCGTCGCGATATTGGGCAGCCTGCTGCCGGCGGTGGTGCTCTCGTTCGTGTCCTCCCTGAAATGGGTCACGGTGCTGGGCACGGTGCTGGGCGCGCTGTTCTACGGCGGCGCCATGATCGCGATCGGCGTGTTCATCTCCAGCCTGACCCAGAGCCAGATCATCGCCGCGATCGGCACGTTCGGCGCGTCGATGTTCCTGCTGATCATCGACCAGCTTTCGGGCACCGTAACCGACCCGGTGATCTCGAAGGTCATCACGTGGATTTCGTTCAATTCCCGTTACCGGCCGTTCACGAACGGGGTTTTCAATATTTCCAGCATCGTTTTCTTTCTCAGCATCATGGCGGTGTTCGTGTTTCTCACCGCCCGCAGGCTGGAAAGCAAACGGTGGAGCTGA
- a CDS encoding ABC transporter has product MIEVRNLTKRYGSNVALDDISFSVEEGTVLGFLGPNGAGKSTTMNIITGYLSASDGTVTVDGLDTLDHPNEVKRKIGYLPEQPPLYQDMTVKEYLNFMYELKKVTLPKKKHIGEICSLVKIENVYGRLIANLSKGYRQRVGIAQALLGNPPVLILDEPTVGLDPKQIIEIRNLVQNLGRSHTVILSSHILPEVQAVCERVVVINNGRLVADGTPDNLSQEMTGNHKLIVRMAGREQEIRSGLLGLNRVREVASLGSKEPGACDFSVEAEPGVDLRRDLFALASRSGWPILALKNNDLTLEDVFLRLTGGGYEMPAGKKEAAKK; this is encoded by the coding sequence ATGATAGAGGTCAGGAACCTCACGAAACGGTATGGCTCCAACGTTGCTTTGGACGATATCAGCTTTTCCGTGGAGGAAGGCACCGTGCTCGGCTTTCTGGGGCCGAACGGCGCGGGAAAATCCACCACGATGAATATCATAACGGGCTATCTTTCCGCAAGCGACGGCACGGTGACGGTGGATGGGCTGGACACGCTCGACCACCCGAACGAGGTGAAAAGGAAGATCGGCTATCTGCCGGAGCAGCCCCCTCTGTATCAGGATATGACGGTGAAGGAATACCTCAATTTCATGTACGAGCTGAAAAAGGTGACGCTGCCCAAGAAAAAGCACATCGGTGAAATCTGCTCGCTGGTGAAAATCGAAAACGTGTACGGGCGGCTCATCGCGAACCTTTCGAAAGGCTACCGCCAGCGCGTCGGCATCGCCCAGGCGCTTCTGGGGAACCCGCCGGTGCTGATCCTGGATGAGCCCACCGTGGGCTTGGACCCGAAGCAGATCATCGAGATCCGCAACCTGGTGCAGAATCTGGGGCGCAGCCATACGGTGATTTTAAGCTCGCATATCCTGCCGGAGGTTCAGGCGGTGTGCGAGCGCGTCGTCGTCATCAACAACGGCCGGCTGGTGGCGGACGGCACGCCGGACAACCTTTCGCAGGAGATGACCGGCAACCACAAGCTGATCGTGCGCATGGCGGGCCGCGAGCAGGAGATCAGAAGCGGCCTGCTGGGCCTGAACCGCGTCAGGGAGGTCGCTTCCCTGGGCAGCAAGGAGCCGGGCGCCTGTGATTTTTCGGTGGAGGCCGAGCCGGGCGTCGATCTCCGCCGCGACCTGTTCGCCCTCGCGTCGCGCAGCGGGTGGCCGATCCTCGCGCTGAAAAACAACGATCTGACGCTGGAGGATGTGTTCCTGCGCCTGACGGGCGGCGGGTATGAGATGCCCGCCGGGAAAAAGGAGGCCGCGAAGAAATGA
- a CDS encoding protein of unknown function (Evidence 5 : Unknown function), whose translation MKLRAGKKGASGEKRERLTREKAEKSRRLSEPAAFEMVEGDYKKFRFKKLNLK comes from the coding sequence GTGAAACTTAGGGCCGGTAAAAAAGGGGCTTCCGGGGAGAAACGCGAACGGCTCACACGCGAAAAAGCCGAAAAAAGCCGCCGGCTTTCAGAACCGGCAGCTTTTGAGATGGTAGAAGGAGATTACAAAAAATTTAGATTTAAAAAGTTAAATTTAAAATAG
- a CDS encoding putative enoyl-CoA hydratase (Evidence 3 : Putative function from multiple computational evidences; Product type e : enzyme), with amino-acid sequence MADLIYEVKDHLARITLNRPEHLNCFSEEMIQLWAAALEDIRDRDDVDVVLLSGNGKAFCAGGDVKAMAAGDGFFESDGDITSTALARKNALWRGIQRIPLILEEIDKPVIAKMHGAAVGAGLDMALMCDIRIASESASLSESYFNAGIVPGDGGAYFLPRLVGRDKALDLFLTSRVLKGPEAERIGLVTHAVPDDKLDDYVEQYIRKLMDAPQQAMRLTKRAIDQGAQSSLRASLDLVSSFMGIVTELDDYHTRTAALAERLSKKSRR; translated from the coding sequence ATGGCGGATTTAATTTATGAGGTAAAGGATCATCTGGCCCGCATCACGCTGAACCGCCCCGAGCATCTCAATTGTTTCAGCGAGGAGATGATCCAGCTCTGGGCGGCCGCGCTGGAGGATATCCGCGACCGGGACGACGTAGACGTCGTCCTTCTGTCGGGAAACGGCAAGGCGTTCTGCGCGGGGGGAGACGTAAAGGCCATGGCGGCCGGGGATGGCTTCTTTGAGAGCGACGGCGACATCACTTCCACCGCGCTCGCCCGGAAGAACGCCCTCTGGCGGGGGATTCAGCGCATCCCGCTGATTCTGGAGGAGATCGACAAGCCGGTCATCGCGAAGATGCACGGCGCGGCCGTGGGGGCCGGGCTGGACATGGCCCTGATGTGCGATATCCGCATCGCTTCCGAAAGCGCGTCGCTTTCGGAAAGCTATTTCAACGCCGGGATTGTGCCCGGCGACGGCGGCGCCTACTTTCTGCCGCGCCTGGTGGGGCGGGACAAAGCGCTCGACCTGTTTTTGACGTCGCGGGTGCTGAAGGGCCCCGAAGCGGAACGGATCGGGCTTGTCACGCACGCCGTGCCCGACGACAAGCTGGACGATTATGTGGAGCAGTATATCCGCAAGCTGATGGACGCGCCGCAGCAGGCGATGCGGCTGACGAAACGCGCGATCGACCAGGGCGCGCAGAGCTCGCTGCGCGCCTCGCTGGATCTGGTCTCCTCCTTCATGGGGATCGTGACCGAGCTGGACGATTACCACACGCGGACGGCCGCTCTGGCCGAGCGCCTGAGTAAAAAATCCAGAAGATGA
- a CDS encoding ABC_transp_aux domain-containing protein, whose product MDQEKEKKQPAREDGGTEQEKTADQAAQPEENPQNASPAPETSAEEPAAPAPEADESAEEEPDGGQEPEKPGKKHFFQTTRFRRGGVSAVFTAGFLAIIILLNVIVSILGDRFPSMNVDLSTGNSNTLSEQAKKAVDAAKLPTTITIIGTEADVKSDSLLSDYGIKYSQVATLADKIHERNPKIGVEYVDLDKNPTFASKYAGQNLTTGSVVVATERRFRVLQISDLFDQQTDYSTGAAVSYSKVDGALASAVSQTNSEKLPVVAFATGHDEMYDTTAFQSVLKNGNFETVSFNLLTEKVPENAQMIVLAAPASDYTEDELKKLDGFLSDTKLASDRSLFLTFYPGQKALPNLSAFLKEWGMAVPAATMVVESDSTKVAQSDATFILTQTGVDSAVDLGAGTSAYENVTMPQSSPVNLLFSSQDGVTTHALAASYDSSYLVDEKTAQNQQASPKKASHTTMALAQRPMTVNGKSYSQNVVVAGSSPMFADGVINASVYGNGKYVTDIARYVTGSSNNDTGVAVTPVETNPVDINLSQAASNILGVGVFTLLIPLAVLAAGIVVYLKRRHL is encoded by the coding sequence ATGGATCAGGAAAAAGAAAAAAAACAGCCCGCGCGTGAAGACGGCGGGACGGAACAGGAAAAAACGGCGGATCAGGCCGCGCAGCCGGAGGAGAACCCGCAGAACGCTTCGCCCGCCCCGGAAACGTCCGCGGAAGAGCCCGCGGCGCCGGCCCCCGAAGCGGATGAAAGCGCGGAAGAAGAGCCGGACGGCGGGCAGGAGCCCGAAAAGCCCGGGAAAAAGCATTTCTTCCAGACGACCAGGTTCCGCCGCGGAGGGGTATCCGCCGTGTTTACTGCGGGCTTCCTCGCGATCATCATCCTGCTGAACGTCATCGTTTCGATCCTCGGGGACCGCTTCCCGTCGATGAACGTGGATTTGAGCACCGGGAACAGCAACACGCTTTCGGAACAGGCGAAAAAGGCGGTCGACGCGGCGAAGCTGCCCACCACGATCACGATCATCGGGACGGAAGCGGATGTGAAAAGCGATTCGCTGCTCAGCGATTACGGCATCAAATACAGCCAGGTGGCAACGCTGGCCGATAAGATCCACGAGCGCAACCCGAAGATCGGCGTCGAATACGTCGACCTGGATAAAAACCCGACGTTCGCTTCGAAATACGCCGGCCAGAACCTGACCACCGGCAGCGTGGTGGTCGCCACCGAAAGGCGCTTCCGCGTGCTTCAGATCAGCGACCTGTTCGACCAGCAGACCGATTACAGCACCGGCGCGGCCGTCTCGTACTCCAAGGTGGACGGGGCGCTGGCCTCGGCCGTCAGCCAGACGAACAGCGAAAAGCTGCCGGTCGTCGCCTTCGCGACGGGCCATGACGAGATGTATGACACCACGGCCTTCCAGAGCGTGCTGAAGAACGGAAATTTCGAGACCGTCTCCTTTAACCTGCTGACGGAAAAAGTGCCGGAGAACGCCCAGATGATCGTTCTGGCGGCCCCCGCCAGCGACTATACCGAAGACGAGCTCAAAAAGCTCGACGGCTTTCTGAGCGACACGAAGCTCGCGTCCGACCGTTCCCTGTTCCTGACGTTTTATCCCGGGCAGAAGGCGCTGCCGAACCTTTCCGCGTTTTTGAAGGAATGGGGCATGGCCGTCCCGGCCGCCACCATGGTGGTGGAATCGGACAGCACCAAGGTAGCGCAGTCCGACGCGACGTTCATCCTGACGCAGACCGGCGTGGATTCCGCGGTGGACCTCGGCGCCGGCACCTCGGCTTACGAGAACGTCACCATGCCGCAGTCGAGCCCGGTCAACCTGCTGTTCTCGTCGCAGGACGGCGTGACGACCCATGCCCTCGCCGCATCCTATGACAGCTCTTACCTGGTGGACGAAAAGACCGCGCAGAACCAGCAGGCTTCGCCGAAAAAGGCCTCTCACACCACCATGGCGCTCGCCCAGCGGCCCATGACGGTCAACGGGAAAAGCTACTCCCAGAACGTGGTCGTGGCGGGCAGCTCCCCCATGTTCGCGGACGGCGTCATCAACGCTTCCGTTTACGGGAACGGCAAGTATGTGACGGATATCGCCCGGTACGTCACGGGCTCCTCGAACAACGACACGGGGGTCGCGGTGACGCCGGTGGAAACGAACCCGGTGGACATCAACCTTTCGCAGGCGGCCAGCAACATTCTGGGCGTGGGCGTGTTTACCCTCCTGATCCCGTTGGCCGTGCTGGCGGCCGGCATCGTCGTCTACCTGAAGAGGAGGCACTTGTAA
- the bioY gene encoding putative biotin transporter BioY (Evidence 3 : Putative function from multiple computational evidences), which translates to MTIRAKNSIIEEKAGEKTMKKTVQLSFCALFAALTAVCSQIAIPLAPVPVNLAMLSVFVAGGVLGPKYGSLSQLVYVLLGAAGVPVFSSLSGGVGVLVGPTGGYIVGYIAAAWLTGFLVERFHGQARWIIAAMIAGLALCYLLGTAWFMFVTKTGLAQSLMLCVVPFLVGDALKIAVGTVLVSRLRVVLSKRGTAAV; encoded by the coding sequence TTGACAATCCGGGCAAAAAACAGTATTATAGAAGAAAAAGCTGGAGAGAAAACGATGAAGAAAACAGTTCAGTTAAGCTTTTGCGCCCTGTTTGCGGCGCTGACCGCGGTCTGCTCGCAGATTGCCATTCCGCTGGCCCCGGTCCCGGTGAACCTCGCCATGCTGTCCGTTTTTGTGGCGGGCGGCGTTCTGGGGCCGAAATACGGCTCCCTCAGCCAACTGGTTTACGTTCTGCTGGGCGCGGCAGGCGTTCCGGTCTTTTCCTCGCTCAGCGGCGGGGTGGGCGTGCTCGTGGGCCCGACGGGCGGCTACATCGTCGGCTACATAGCGGCGGCGTGGCTGACGGGCTTTCTGGTGGAACGCTTTCACGGGCAGGCGCGCTGGATCATCGCGGCCATGATCGCCGGGCTGGCGCTTTGCTACCTGCTGGGCACCGCCTGGTTCATGTTCGTCACGAAAACCGGGCTGGCTCAGTCCCTGATGCTCTGCGTCGTGCCGTTCCTCGTGGGGGACGCGCTGAAAATCGCCGTGGGCACCGTTCTGGTTTCCCGCCTGCGCGTAGTTCTGTCCAAGCGCGGGACGGCGGCCGTATGA
- a CDS encoding Chloride channel protein, with the protein MKKWTGMLAQQRESAAAFLRWGVIACAAGLLIGGAGTLFYYSVKWAAAFRAVHPWLIWLLPAGGLLTVFLYRKSGVEKPRGTNLVLLSIRSGEELPFRMAPLIFVCTTVTQLFGGSAGREGAALQLGGSLGYQMGKCLRLDEKDEHIMVMCGMSAAFSALFGTPLTAAVFAMEVTSVGVMYYAALVPCVFASLLASRVALYFGAAPLAFPLSAVPQAGLADMARVTALAVLCAGVSILFCVVNERAEKEYRRYIHNQYIRIAVGGALVAVFALIVGSQDYLGAEGGVLRRTMTGVTRPEAFALKTLFTGLTLGAGYKGGEIVPALFVGATFGNTFGALLGLSPSFGAAVGLTAVFCGVTNCPVTSFILALELFGMDGAAFYLIAAAVSYMLSGYFGLYSKQRVLYSKTKAEFIGRTDQ; encoded by the coding sequence ATGAAGAAATGGACCGGGATGCTGGCGCAGCAGAGGGAGAGCGCCGCCGCGTTCCTGCGGTGGGGCGTGATCGCCTGCGCGGCGGGCCTTTTGATCGGCGGGGCCGGAACCCTGTTTTATTACAGCGTGAAGTGGGCCGCCGCCTTTCGCGCGGTACACCCGTGGCTGATCTGGCTTTTGCCCGCGGGCGGCCTTCTGACGGTATTTCTTTACCGGAAGAGCGGGGTGGAGAAACCCAGGGGGACGAACCTGGTGCTTCTGTCGATCCGTTCCGGCGAGGAGCTTCCGTTCCGCATGGCGCCGCTGATTTTCGTATGCACCACCGTGACGCAGCTTTTCGGCGGCTCCGCGGGGCGGGAAGGCGCCGCGCTTCAGCTCGGCGGCAGCCTGGGCTATCAGATGGGAAAATGTCTGCGCCTGGATGAAAAGGACGAGCACATCATGGTGATGTGCGGCATGAGCGCGGCGTTTTCCGCGCTGTTCGGGACCCCGCTGACCGCGGCCGTCTTCGCGATGGAAGTGACGAGCGTGGGCGTCATGTATTACGCCGCGCTTGTTCCGTGCGTGTTCGCTTCCCTCCTCGCGTCGCGGGTGGCGCTCTATTTCGGCGCGGCGCCCCTCGCCTTCCCTCTTTCCGCCGTGCCGCAGGCCGGCCTTGCGGATATGGCCCGGGTCACGGCTCTGGCGGTTCTGTGCGCGGGCGTCAGCATCCTTTTCTGCGTCGTGAACGAGCGGGCAGAAAAGGAATACAGGAGGTATATTCATAACCAGTATATACGGATTGCAGTCGGCGGAGCGCTGGTTGCCGTGTTTGCGCTGATCGTCGGGTCGCAGGATTACCTGGGGGCCGAGGGCGGGGTGCTCCGCCGCACGATGACCGGCGTTACCCGGCCCGAGGCATTTGCATTGAAAACGCTGTTCACGGGGCTGACGCTTGGGGCCGGGTACAAGGGCGGCGAGATCGTCCCGGCGCTTTTCGTCGGCGCCACGTTCGGCAACACCTTTGGCGCCCTGCTCGGCCTTTCTCCGTCGTTCGGCGCCGCCGTGGGGCTTACGGCGGTCTTCTGCGGCGTTACGAACTGTCCTGTCACCTCTTTCATTCTGGCGCTGGAGCTGTTCGGGATGGACGGCGCGGCCTTTTATCTGATCGCGGCCGCCGTCAGCTATATGCTGTCCGGGTATTTCGGGCTTTACAGCAAGCAGAGGGTGCTGTATTCCAAAACAAAAGCCGAGTTTATCGGGCGGACGGATCAATAA
- a CDS encoding conserved exported protein of unknown function (Evidence 4 : Unknown function but conserved in other organisms) — protein sequence MKSTTKNLIAVAAVLVVLGGALAALKLTDGKDGGSSSSVSDESISLISRQVEDVASMKVSNGKGGFTIVPKLTEEAASSGAGTASSGTEKVSYVVQGLEDLPLYTSMAESVLGNGFSLVATKNVGAVEDLDEYGLKAPKASVQVNFRDGTTFAYSIGNESPGSSGSYYMCGKDSKNVYVVSVDEGIFSDAKDFVQKEIFSLNDSGSAQDTTTAPEFAKIALSGKNFASPLTIAKDSSDGQMYLSAGGQKYRTDDTAYSALVSALTTVTADEVAAVHVGADQLKSFGLDQPAAQVEFTVDKKTHRIRAGGTKDGSRYVMADDVDAVFLLKEDSVKAWASVNLYGLRSKYVYLPNVADVSGIDVTAGGKTYRFEKPRVKSEKQSTEDKTAYDYTVTCNGAKVTYDPNFVKYYQNLIQVQTLEDSAEKPKGEALLTLTYRFYDSKRAPVTASFYSAGNRRCLAVVNGAAVGLVTEKNVQQMIADTETASKNGTVQTAF from the coding sequence ATGAAGAGCACAACCAAGAATCTGATTGCCGTCGCGGCGGTGCTGGTGGTGCTCGGCGGGGCGCTCGCCGCGCTGAAGCTCACCGACGGCAAAGACGGCGGAAGCTCCTCCTCCGTGTCGGATGAGAGCATCAGCCTGATTTCCCGGCAGGTGGAAGACGTCGCTTCGATGAAGGTGAGCAACGGGAAGGGCGGATTCACCATCGTGCCGAAGCTCACGGAAGAGGCTGCCTCCTCCGGGGCGGGGACGGCCTCTTCTGGAACGGAAAAGGTCAGCTATGTGGTGCAGGGGCTCGAAGACCTTCCGCTGTACACCTCCATGGCCGAAAGCGTGCTGGGGAACGGGTTCAGCCTGGTGGCGACGAAAAACGTCGGCGCGGTGGAGGACCTGGATGAATACGGCCTGAAGGCGCCGAAAGCCTCCGTTCAGGTGAATTTCCGGGATGGCACCACGTTTGCCTACAGCATCGGGAACGAGTCGCCCGGTAGCAGCGGAAGCTATTATATGTGCGGGAAGGACTCCAAAAACGTGTATGTCGTTTCCGTGGATGAGGGCATTTTCAGCGACGCCAAGGACTTTGTCCAGAAGGAAATCTTTTCTCTGAATGATTCGGGTTCCGCTCAGGACACTACCACGGCGCCCGAGTTCGCGAAGATCGCGCTCAGCGGCAAAAACTTTGCGTCTCCCCTCACGATCGCGAAGGATTCGTCGGATGGGCAGATGTATCTTTCCGCCGGCGGGCAGAAATACCGCACGGACGACACCGCATACTCCGCGCTTGTCAGCGCGCTTACGACCGTCACCGCCGACGAGGTAGCCGCGGTTCACGTCGGCGCGGATCAGTTGAAGTCGTTCGGGCTGGATCAGCCGGCGGCCCAGGTGGAATTCACCGTCGACAAAAAGACGCACCGAATCCGGGCGGGCGGCACGAAGGACGGCAGCCGCTATGTGATGGCGGATGACGTCGACGCCGTGTTCCTGCTCAAGGAGGACAGCGTCAAGGCGTGGGCCTCGGTGAACCTGTACGGCCTGCGCAGCAAATACGTGTACCTGCCGAACGTCGCGGATGTAAGCGGGATCGACGTCACGGCGGGCGGAAAGACCTACCGGTTCGAAAAGCCCCGCGTGAAAAGCGAGAAGCAGTCCACCGAGGATAAGACGGCTTATGACTATACGGTGACGTGCAACGGCGCCAAGGTGACGTACGACCCGAATTTCGTCAAGTATTACCAGAACCTGATTCAGGTGCAGACGCTGGAGGATTCGGCTGAAAAGCCGAAGGGCGAAGCGCTTCTCACCCTGACTTACCGGTTTTACGACTCGAAGCGCGCGCCGGTCACGGCAAGCTTTTACAGCGCGGGGAACCGCCGCTGTCTTGCGGTGGTGAACGGCGCCGCCGTCGGGCTGGTGACGGAAAAGAACGTGCAACAGATGATCGCCGACACGGAAACCGCATCCAAAAACGGAACGGTGCAGACCGCGTTTTAA
- a CDS encoding conserved protein of unknown function (Evidence 4 : Unknown function but conserved in other organisms) has protein sequence MAELKPFRALRFSTKAGDISELTCPPYDIISEDERRAFLRKNEHNIIRLELPRGERPYEEAGETLRRWLAEGVLRRDTDAGLYIYEEEFEANGQKKKVKGVVGLVKIEEFSKGVILPHEETLSKAKTDRFNLMKATHCNFSQIYSLYMDEEHTTLSKLDALSKDEPRYEFSDGAVTHRLWLVNDPVAIRAICSDFDDRKLYIADGHHRYETAINFRNWCREEEISKEGESPDYVMMMLVDMQHDGLVVFPTHRLVRGLSHFDGKALLEGCRAYFDVAPMEHKAEIEPRLSELYREGKKAFAYYGGGEGWQLLVLRDLSVMKTLLPEKSEASQGLDVTVLHSLVLERILGIDAENMAQQINLTYTRSMEEALGSVKNGSCQCAFLLNPTRVGEIRDVAAAGEKMPQKSTYFYPKLVTGLVMNQMDV, from the coding sequence TTGGCAGAACTGAAACCGTTCCGGGCGCTGCGCTTTTCCACAAAGGCCGGCGACATTTCGGAGCTGACCTGCCCGCCGTACGACATCATCAGCGAGGATGAGCGCCGCGCGTTTCTGCGGAAGAACGAGCACAACATCATCCGGCTGGAGCTGCCCCGCGGGGAGCGCCCCTATGAGGAGGCGGGCGAGACGCTCCGCCGGTGGCTCGCGGAAGGCGTGCTGCGGCGCGACACGGACGCCGGGCTTTACATTTACGAGGAAGAGTTCGAGGCGAACGGCCAAAAGAAAAAGGTAAAGGGCGTCGTCGGCCTGGTGAAGATCGAGGAATTCTCGAAGGGCGTGATCCTGCCGCACGAGGAGACCCTGAGCAAGGCCAAGACCGACCGCTTCAACCTGATGAAGGCGACCCACTGCAATTTCAGCCAGATCTACTCCCTTTACATGGACGAGGAGCACACGACGCTCTCAAAGCTCGACGCGCTCTCGAAGGATGAGCCGCGCTACGAATTCAGCGACGGCGCCGTCACGCACCGGCTGTGGCTCGTGAACGACCCGGTCGCGATCCGGGCGATCTGCTCCGATTTCGACGACCGCAAGCTGTACATCGCGGACGGGCACCACCGCTACGAGACCGCGATCAATTTCCGCAACTGGTGCCGCGAAGAGGAGATCTCGAAGGAAGGGGAATCCCCCGACTATGTGATGATGATGCTGGTGGACATGCAGCACGACGGCCTTGTGGTGTTCCCGACTCACCGGCTGGTGCGCGGCCTTTCCCATTTCGACGGGAAGGCGCTGCTGGAAGGCTGCCGCGCCTATTTCGACGTCGCGCCCATGGAGCACAAGGCGGAAATCGAGCCGCGCCTTTCCGAGCTTTACCGGGAGGGCAAAAAGGCGTTCGCCTATTACGGCGGCGGGGAGGGCTGGCAGCTTCTGGTGCTGCGCGACCTTTCCGTGATGAAAACGCTTCTGCCGGAAAAGAGCGAAGCGTCGCAGGGGCTGGACGTCACCGTGCTGCACAGCCTGGTGCTGGAGCGCATCCTCGGCATCGACGCCGAAAACATGGCCCAGCAGATCAACCTGACCTACACCCGGTCGATGGAAGAGGCGCTCGGCTCGGTGAAAAACGGCTCGTGCCAGTGCGCGTTCCTGCTGAACCCCACCCGCGTCGGGGAAATCCGCGACGTTGCGGCGGCGGGCGAAAAAATGCCGCAGAAATCCACCTATTTCTACCCGAAGCTCGTCACCGGCCTCGTGATGAACCAGATGGACGTCTGA
- a CDS encoding Anaerobic ribonucleoside-triphosphate reductase-activating protein has translation MLKISGTIPESIVDGKGIRYVIFTQGCPHRCPGCQNPQTHDFAGGKPADTDAILREISQDPLLRGVTFSGGEPFCQPAPLAQLAREIHRRKLDVTIYTGYTLEELWAMHDKDVDDLLAQADVLVDGRFVLAQRDLTLRFRGSRNQRLIDMNKTRETGEIAVIPDGT, from the coding sequence ATGTTGAAAATATCTGGAACCATACCGGAATCCATTGTGGACGGAAAGGGCATCCGCTATGTGATTTTTACCCAGGGCTGCCCGCACCGCTGCCCCGGCTGCCAGAACCCGCAGACCCACGATTTCGCCGGCGGAAAGCCCGCCGACACCGACGCCATCCTGCGGGAGATTTCACAGGACCCCCTGCTGCGCGGCGTCACGTTCAGCGGCGGGGAGCCGTTCTGCCAGCCCGCGCCGCTCGCGCAGCTTGCGCGGGAGATCCACCGCAGGAAGCTCGACGTGACCATTTATACCGGCTACACGCTGGAGGAGCTTTGGGCCATGCACGACAAGGACGTGGACGATCTTCTCGCGCAGGCCGACGTTCTGGTGGATGGCCGGTTCGTTCTGGCCCAGCGCGATCTGACCCTGCGGTTCCGCGGCAGCAGGAACCAGCGGCTGATCGACATGAACAAAACCCGGGAAACCGGGGAGATCGCCGTCATTCCGGACGGAACATAA